The Candidatus Celerinatantimonas neptuna DNA segment CGGTTTATCATTATCTTCTTGAACTAGAGGTTCTTTGCCTTCAGCGAGTTGCCGAGCGCGTCGCGCTGCCATTAAAATCAGATCAAAGCGGTTGCCGATTTTTTTGACCGCATCTTCAACTGTAACCCGTGCCATGTGTAACTCCGTTGTTCAAAAATGACCCAAAATATTAATCGATCTCAGACTGTTTTGCCAGTAATTCTGTAATCAGAGTCTGGTATTTTATGGACTGTGCGCTCTGATGCAAGCGTTGGCTCTGTAAAATAGCCTGTAATTGATTGACTGCCTCGTCGAAAACATTGTTAATAATGAGATAATCGTACTCATTATAGTGACTCATTTCACTGCGTGCTTCATTCATTCGGGCTTCAATAACGGAGCTGCTATCCTGTCCCCGCATCTTTAGCCTATGCTTTAATTCATCGCGACTGGGGGGCAGAATAAAAACAGAGACAGCTTCAGGCATTTGTTCGCGAACCTGTCTTGCGCCTTGCCAGTCAATATCAAGGAACACGTCAATCCCTTGCAGGAGCATTTGTTCGATAGCTAGCCGGGACGTGCCGTAATAATTGCCAAATACATGGGCATATTCAAAAAAAGCATTTCGGGCTATCAATGCTTCGAATTCATTGACAGAGACAAAGTGATAATGGGTTCCATTCTCTTCACCAGGGCGAATGGAACGCGTGGTATGAGAGATGGAAACTTGAATAGGCCAGGTGGGATTTCGATTGATTAAAGCGCTAATCATCGATGATTTTCCTGCTCCGCTTGGAGCGGAAACGATATAAAGAGTGCCTTTAGCTTCCATAATGACTGGTTTTTACGGTGAATAATATAAAGGCATCTGAGGGTAACCATTTTAGAGATGAAATTAAAGGGATCAACCGGACCATTTTTTTATTTTATTGATCGAGTATGGGATCTTCAGTAGGGGTCAGTTGATTCGGTTTACAGATCAGCAGAAAATGGCACCTTTATACATTGGATCTGTCAGGGTGTGCTTTGTTGTTGTTTTGTGGCCACATACCCTGATTTATGGGAGTTTCAGGATGAAGTTACATATCTATGAGCATTGTCCGTTCTGCGTTAAAGCACAAATGATATTTGGGTTAAAAGGATTACCTGTTACATTTAATGTGCTGTTAAACGATGATGTTAATATGCCTGTTAAGATGATAGGTCAGAAAATGGTACCTATTCTGGAAAAAGATGATGGTCACTGTATTCCTGAAAGCATGGATATTGTCCATTTTGTAGATTCGTTGGATGGGCAACCGTGGGTGAAGAGACGGGCTGATAAAGAATTAGAACAATGGATGAGTGAACATCAGGCCCTGGTTTATAAATTAGTTATTCCCCGCAATGTTCAGTTGCCATTTGGTGAATTTAAAACTCAATCGGCTCGGAATTATTATATTCAGGCGAAAACACAAATCATAGGTGATTTTACAGAGCATCTTAATCACAGTGCTGATTATCTGGCTCAACTGAACCCTTCTCTTCGTCAATTAGCACCTATGATTGAAAGTGAACGGGCTGTGAATGGTGAATTATCAGAAGATGACTTTCATCTGTTTGCCATGTTGAGAGGATTATCTGCCGTTAAAGGAATTGAATTGCCGCCAAGGGTGGACGCATACCGACTTCGGATGGCAGAACTAACCGGAGTGGAGTTGCTAGATGAAGCTGCCATTTAATCCATAGCTAAAAACAATTGTTTTAATATGGATAATTGCTTTGATAAAAAAGTTAACCTGGGTTAACTTTAATGACGTCAACGAAAGATTATTAATTCTAAAGGAGAAAACCTATGAATCGCATTGGTTTAGATGAACAGACAGCCATTAAATTGATTGAAGGTCTGGATGAACTTTTGGCTAATTATCAGGTGTTATATCAAAACGTCCGTGGTTATCACTGGAATATTCGCGGTGATAAATTCTTTGAGTTACACGCAAAATTCGAACTGACTTATAATGATTTGATTACTAAAATTGATGAAGTTGCGGAACGTATTTTGACTTTAGGTGGTACACCATCACATAGCTACAGCAGTTATCTGAAAAACAGTGGTATTAAGGAACACACAGGTGTGCATGACGGTAATGCTTGCGTGAGTGGTTTGCTTGATGGATATCAGTCTTTGTTGAAACAGCAAAGAAGCCTGCTATCAAAAGCGGCTGAAGCTGGCGATGAAGGTACTGTTACTTTATTAAGTGATTATATTGCAGCGCAGGAAAAAGAAGTTTGGATGCTGTCAGCTTATATTGCCTAATGATTTGACCTCAACTCGGGAGAGAAAAATCTTTAGGACAAGGAATTAAGCCTGATTTTTGCGTTAAATGTTTGCCATAGAATCACTATGGCAGAATGAGTTACCTTGAATTTAAGCTTAATTTCTATATCTGAAAAGATGTTCTTTCACAATATGAGCCAATTGCGGTCGATTGTGATTGTCTATCCGGAGCTGAGGTTCATTTGCCTATTCTTTCTATTCAGGTTGATTCTGAATAATGCCTTAACCCCATCTTAGAAATTGCCCGATACTGACATTTATGCGTAAAGCGACTAGTTGTGACTTCTTATCCCGAGTTGAGGTTATTCAAAAAGATTGCGTCAGGTTACTTTTCATTTTTCGAATCGTTTCGATGAAATCATGTGTTGCCTGTTCTGATAAATTCCCCAAAGCCGTTTTATTGACTTTTTGGATGGCCTGATGGATATCATCAAGCTCAGTATTAGCTTTAGATGTGAGGTAAAGAAGATAGGCTCGTCGGTCATTGGGAGCCACACGGCGTTCGATAAGTCCCTGTTGTTGCAGTTGATCTAATACCCTGGCCAGAGTAATTGGCTGAATATCCAGTCGCTCTGCAAGTTCAATCTGCCTTGCTCCTTCTGATTGAGCGATATGAATGAGAACTTTCGCCTGGTTAAAAGTGAGCTTTGAGAATTTTACATGCGATTGATAGGATTTCTTCATCGCACGCAGTAAATCTCCAAATAGAAAACCAATATTTACAGAGTCATCATGTGGCATTAGGGTCAGCAGGTAATTATAAGTAAATAATATTATAAGTATTGCTTACTATTTAAAACAAGCAATTCGGTGCAAAATTGTTATTTCTGATACAGATCTGAGTCGATTTTAAAGGAGTTGGTTGTGATATTTATAAATAAGCCAATACCTGTAGAATCAGATATTGGCCGGAATGGTTATGTAATTATCTTTGGTTGAGGTGATTAGTTACTGTGACTAAAGTGTTTTCCTAAGAGCGCATGGTAAAAATCTTTATCATTGAGCACCCCGATAAGTTTTTTATCGTTGCACAGCATGATTGGTTGGCCGCTGCGGTAACGTAATTCCAATGCGTCACGCATATTGATATCCGGATCGGTAACCACAACCTGATCAAAGCTAATTGCATCAAATCCGTCAGATTCTTGCCATGTCACCATTTCAAGTGCTTCATTTTTACGCCAGACCGAGTCGATACTTCCATCATCAGCAAGTTTCAGGCGAGTTTCTTCATGGGGCTTGATAACAATCTGGTTGTTTTCCTGAGGTAGTTGGGTTAGCGATGTCATCAGAGATAAACCACGCAGTACATTAAGTGGATTAGTATGAGCAACAAACTCTTCGACATAATCATCTGTTGGTTTGAGAACAATCTCTTCAGGTTCGCCATATTGGATGATTTTACCTGATTCCATAATGGCGATTTTATTTCCGAGTTTGAGGGCTTCATCTAAGTCATGGCTAACGAAAATAATGGTTTTATTTAATTTTCGTTGTAGTGCTAATAACTCATCCTGAAGCTGGGTACGAATGAGTGGATCGAGTGCTGAAAAAGGCTCATCCATGAGCAGAATGTCACTGTCCATAGCAAATGCCCTAGCTAGTCCGACCCTTTGTTGCATTCCACCGGATAATTCATGAGGATATTGGTTACTCCATTCGGATAATCCGACCATTTCCAGCTGTTCTAAAGCCTTTTGTTCTCTTTGTTGCTTACTCATTCCTTTAAGCTCGAGACCAAATGCAACATTTTCCAAGACAGTTAACCAGGGCATTAAAGCAAATTTCTGGAAGACCATTGAGACCCGATTGGTTCGTAAATGACGCAATGTTGCCCCATTGCAGTGAGCCAAATCGATCATCTGATCATTGTCTCTGATTTTGACACTTCCCCGCGAGATGGAGTTTAAGCCATTAACAGCTCGGAGTAAGCTGGATTTACCTGAACCGGATAACCCCATTAAAACGCAAATCTGTCCTTGTTTGACCTGAAGAGAGGCGCTATTAACAGCAACGACATCCCCTAATTCATCAATGATCTGTTGGCGGCTATAGCCTTGATCGAGTTTTTTAGTTGTTCGTCTAATATTGGAGCCAAATATGACGTCTAACTGATTAATATCGACAGCGGTTTTCATGACTCATCCCTCTGTTGATTATCTGATTTTTTACAGAGACGATCTAAAATCATGGCGACCAGAACGATACATAGACCGGCTTCAAATCCCTGAGAAATATTTACGGTATTTAGTGCCTGAACAACAGGTTTCCCGAGTCCATCAGCCCCGACTAAGGCTGAGATAACCACCATTGAAAGTGATAGCATGATACATTGGGTAATTCCGGCCATAATGTTTGGCATAGCGGCCGGTAGCTCAACTTTGAAAAGCAGCTTCATTGGCGTTGCCCCAAAAGCTTTACCTGCTTCAATCAACTCTTCTGGCACTTTACGTATACCTAAATAAGTCAGACGGATAGGCGATGCGATTGAAAATATAATGGTTGAAATAAGCCCTGGTACAACACCCAATCCAAACAGTACGAGTGTTGGAATCAGATAGACAAATGTCGGTACAGTTTGCATTAAATCGAGCACCGGGCGTAAATAGGTATAAACCCGGGGTTTATGGGCTGCAAAAATTCCGATAGGAATTGCAATGATAACGGATAGAAATGTTGCGATAAAAACTAACACAAATGTTTCTATCATTGCTTCCCAATAACCTAAATTTAAAATCAATAGTAAAGCTAAAATGACAAAAATAACTAAAGACCAGCGGCGATGCAGTGCATAAGCAATGGCTGCGGTGAAAATAATGATAACAATTGGAGGAAACCACTCCATAGTGTTGATGCAAGATGTAATAACCGCCCCTAAGCCGGTGGAGATTGCATCGAAAAAACCTGCTGCATGCAGACTGAGCCAGTCAAAAAAGAGTTCCATCCAGTGACCGAATGGAATTTTGTATTCTGTAATCCAATTCATGAGAATCCTCATTGAATATTTGATTAAAAGATAATTGGATCTCTTTTAATCTTACTTCAGCCCCAATGAGGCTCTAACTGTAGGTAAGCCAGGTTTACCGCTTTTAGTCCTGACACCACGTAGCCAGATCGGTAAAACGTTCGGATGTTTTTGTAACCATGCTTTTGCAGCTTTTTGTGGCTGCATGCCACCATTAATAATTCCATCCATAATCTGATTTTCCATTTTTAAGGTAAATTTCAGATTTTTTAAGAATTGGCCGACATTCGGGCACTCTTTCAGATAGTCGTGGCGGACATTGGTATAGACTTTGGCACCGCCATAGTTAGGGCCGAAATAATCATCACCGCCTGAAAGATATTTAATTTTGAAGTTGGTGTTCATCGGGTGGGGTTCCCAGCCTAAGAATACGATCCACTGGTGGCGTCTGATGGCCCGTTTCAATTGAGAAATCATGCCTGCTTCACTGGATTCGACTAAATCAAAGCGCTTAAGACCAAATGCATTTTCATTAATCATTTTCTGAATGAGTCGGTTACCATCATTTCCCGGTTCGATGCCATAAATCTTACTATGAAACTTATCAGAAAATTTTTGAAGATCAGCAAAACTATGAATACCTGCATTGTAAACATATTGAGGTACTGCTAGGGTGTATTTAGCACCGGTCAGATTCGCCCGAACGGTATCGACGGTCCCATTCTTTTTATATTTGGCGATATCAGCTGCCATTGAAGGCATCCAGTTTCCTAAAAATACATCAATATCTTTATTGGCAAGTGATCGATAGGTGACGGGGACAGATAGCATCTGTGTTGTTGTCTGGTAGCCTAATCCTTTTAAGATGATGCTGGCAGAGGCAGTCGCTGCTGCAATATCTGTCCAACCTACATTTGAGAAGCGAACTGTTTGGCAGTTGCTATGAGCATACGCAGCAGAGGATAGGCTTAAGGCTGCTAGCAGGACGCAGCAAATTTTAAGATGCTTATTGTGATTCGGGATTGTCTTCATGACAAAAACCTCTTTGGTTTATTGATTGTACTCATCTGTTATCCAAGATGAGTGATGTTGGTAGAAAGATGACATTAGCGTCAAGGAGTGAGTGACCCGTTACCTTGAATAAGGCGTTGGCGTGTTTGCCAATTCGGATCAAGCCAGATGGGAACGCTGGCTGGAGGGAGAATGGATTTATTGAGTATATGATCAGCTGCTTTTTCAGCGACCATGATGGTTGGCGCATTTAAATTTCCGTTGGTAATGGTTGGAAATATCGAGGAATCGACGACACGAAGATTTTTGATTCCAAAGACTCTGCATTGTGAATCAACAACGGCATTTGGATCATCTGCGCTGCCCATTTTACAACTGCATGATGGGTGATAGGCACTTTCAACATTTTGCTTGACCCATGCATCGATTTGTTCATCACTTTGAATATCTACACTTGGAGCAATGGCTTCGCCACGAAAATTCGATAAGGCCGGTTGATGGAGAATTTCCCGGGTTAACCGGACAACGGATCGCCAGTCTTCGACGTCGCGTTCGGTACTTAAATAATTAAATTGGATGGCTGGAGCATCGGCGACATTACGACTGGTGATCCGAACAGAGCCCCTGCTGGTTGGTTTATTTGGGCCGACATGGACCTGAAAGCCGTGACCTTTTACGGCTGCTTTACCGTCATAGCGCATTGCTGCAGGTAGGAAGTGATATTGAATATCTGGCCATTTTACACCGGCGCGCGAGCGAATAAATGCACATGATTCAAAATGATTGGTTGCCCCTAAACCCGATTTGAATAGCAGCCAACGTGCGCCGATAAGGCCCATGCTGAACAGGTTTAATTTGCTGTTCAGTGTAATGGATTGGTGGCACTCGTATTGGAAGTAAACTTCCAGATGATCTTGTAGGTTTTGACCGACACCGGGGAGGTCGACAATTGGTGTGACGCCTGCTTGTTTAAGAACCTCTTTGGGACCGATGCCTGACAGTTGAAGAAGTTGTGGTGAACCAATCGAGCCACTACTAAGAATAACTTCCCGTTTTGCTTTAACCTGATGGATGTGATTTTTTTCTTTGAACTCAATGCCATAAGCTGTTGTACCATTGAGTAAAATCTGGGTTACCAAAACGTGTTTTTTGATGGTTAGATTGGCGCGGTGTTTGGCTCGGGTTAAATAAGCTTTGGCTGTCGAAGCCCGAACACCTTTGTCAACCGTCATTTGCATCGGGCCAAAGCCTTCTTGTTGGAAACCGTTATAATCTTTGGTGTGGGGGTATCCGGCCTCTTTCCCTGCTTCGATAAAAGCCTGATAAAGTGGATTAAGGCGCATGTCATTGCCCGCACAGGTCCCCAGAGGTCCTTGTCCCCCGCGATAATTATCCGGGCCCGAAATCCATGTCTCGGCCCGTTTAAAGTAGGGGAGACAATCCTGGTAGTTCCAACCCTGAGCGCCGTTTTGTTCCCACTCATTAAAGTCTTCGGCATGTCCCCGGACATAGACCATGCCATTGATAGACGAACTACCGCCTAAGACTTTGCCCCGGGGGCAATGCATCCTGCGTTCGTTCAGGCCGTGTTCAGGCTGAGATTCGAATTGCCAGGCATATTTTTCCGTATTCATTGGGTAAGAGAGAGCGGTCGGCATTTTAATAAAAATGCTGTGATCACTGCCGCCTGCCTCAAGCAGCAATACGTTATATTGACCGTCTTCGGTTAATCGGTCTGCCAGCACACAACCCGCAGAGCCGGCACCAACAATGATGTAATCGAACTGAGTGTTATTCATGGTATTCTCTATTCTGGTTACATATGACGGAAGCGTTCAGGGTTATTCATATGGGCTTTCAAATTGGCCAAGCTCAATATAGACACTTTTCGTCTGGGTATAATGTTTGAGTGTCTCGATTCCGTTTTCCCGGCCAATTCCTGACTGCTTATAGCCTCCGACAGGCATTGGTGCCGGAGAATCACCCCATGTATTAATCCAGCAAATTCCAGCCTGCATTTGGGCAATCACCCGATGAGCCCGGCTTAGATCCCGGGTAAACAAACCGGCTGCTAATCCATAACGAGTCTGGTTCGCGCGTTCTATGACTTCGCTTTCACCATCGAATGGTAAAATCGACATAACTGGACCAAAAATTTCATTTTTGACATGGGGCATGTCATCCTGGCAATCGGTAAAGATTGTTGGTTCGACAAAAAAGCCATTGGCAAGGGACCCGTCTGGACGTTTCCCTCCACATAATAAGGTTGCTCCGGACGCTTTTCCGGCATCAATGTATTCGAGTACTTTATTTAAATGGTTTTCACTAATTAGAGCCCCGACCTGGGTTGTTGGGTCAAGTGGATCACCAACTTTAAGCTTAGCGGTCCGTTGGCTGATTTGCTGAATAAATTGCTTATAAATACCGCTTTGCACAAAGACCCGAGTACCATTGGTGCAGACTTCGCCCTGTGTATAGAAGTTAGCAACCATAGCACCTGAAACTGCTGTATCAAGGTCAGCATCATCAAACACGATAAGGGGGGACTTACCACCAAGTTCCATGGTAATTTCTTTTAATGTCTGGGCTGCATCGGTCATCACTTTCTTTCCGGTACCGACTTCACCTGTAAATGAAACTTTTGCAATATGAGGGTGGCGTGAGAGCATTTGACCAACCCGGTAATCGCCCTGAACGACATTAAATACGCCGTCGGGAACACCAGCCTGGGTGAAGATTTCAGCAAGTTTTAGTGCAGTAAGTGGCGTTTCTTCGGAAGGTTTAAAGACCATAGCATTCCCTGCTGCAAGTGCTGGGGCTGATTTCCACATGGCGATTTGAATCGGATAATTCCAGGCACCTATTCCGGCACAAACACCTAATGGTTCGCGGCAGGTATAGAAGAAGCTGGTTTCACTTAATGGTTGTTGTTCTCCCTGAATTGCGGGAATGAGGCCTGCGTAATATTCGATGACATCCGCACCGGTTGTAATATCGACGCAATTGGCTTCCTGAATGGGTTTGCCGGTATCTAACACTTCTAACCGGGCCAGATCATCGTTTTGTTCACGTAATAATGCGACAGCCTTAAGTAGAATCCGTGAACGCTCGACCGCTGACATTTTTGACCAGATGGCAAATCCCTGTTCAGCAGAGGCTACTGCTTTATCAACGTCTTTCTGGCTGGCCTGATCGATCTCTGCTAGCTGCTCACCGGTGGCTGGGTTGACAGAAAAGAATGTTTCGCCAGAGGTTGCCTGTTGGTATTGGCCATGAATATAGAGTAATTCGTGTTTCATTTGTTGTTCCTGTTTGCTTTGATTCGCAGAGCTCAAATGCTAAAAATCTAATTGGGCAGTTCTTTGGCTAAATAATCATTGACCAATGTAATGGCTTGTTGTTGGTCGATGCCATTTGGTGTCAAAGCTCCACGGATCCAGATACCATCAATGAGTGCCGCAATCCCATGAGCTACGAATCGGGCCCGGGGTTTTGGTAATATCTTTTTCAGTTCTAATTGTAGATGAGATATCAATCTTTGAGCGTTCACCCGTTGCAACCGGTGGAGTTTTGGGTCATGTACGGACTGGGCCCAGAATGCCAGCCATGTATGAACAACTTTGCTTTGCAGTTGATGTGAGGTGAAGTTTCCTTCAATAATGGCTTGAATCCGTTCGATGGCTGCTTGCTGAGGAACAGCATTCAACCGGTCTCTGATTCCTGTAGCCAGTTGATCTAATATGGAGCGTATTGTAGCCTCTAACAAACCATGTTTGCCGCTAAAATAGTGATTAATGATTCCTGTCGAGACTCCTGCTTTTCGACTGATTAAAGCAATACTGGTGGCTGATAATCCAACTTCATCAATGACTTCCATGGTGGCATTGATCAATTGTGGTCGCCGGATTTCAGGCATCCCTACCTTAGGCATAAAATATATTTAATTAATCATTCAATAAAAAACAGGATGTCAGAAATATAGTTAGATGTCAAAATGTTAATGGTTATCTAGAAATTTGTTCGATACAATTCGGAACATTGTGTTATTTATTAAATAAATGTTAAATATCATTAATGGTTTTATTTTTTTTATTTTAAAATCATAATATTAGTGGTGTTTAGAAAAATTTCATCTATAAATAAAAGGAATTATTTAAAAAATTTTTAATATAAATAGTAACAATATATTGATAAATCTTTATCATCTAATCGTTTTTTAACGTATAGATTGATAGAGGGCTAACCTTTTGGGAAAGAAGTGGCTTGATGCCACTTCTGGGAAGAGTTATGAAAAGGTCCTGACCTTAGATTCTTCCGATGAAACTTGATAAAAGCCTGCTTCAGATGGAGTTAATGGTGTGTTATTTAAGATAAGATCAGCTGCTTTTTCAGCGATCATCATCGTTGGGGCATAAATATTGCCATTTGTAACTGCCGGAAAAACTGATGCATCAACGACTCGTAAGTTTCGACAACCATGTACACGTAGTTGGTCATCGACAACGGCCATATCGTCATGACCCATTTTGCAGGTACAGCTTGGATGATATGCACTTTCCCCTTCGCGTGCGACGAAGTCGAGAATTTCTTCATCGGTTTGGCATTTTTGACCTGGTGATAATTCTTCACCACGGTATTCATCGAAAGCAGGCTGCTCCATGATTTTACGGGTACAACGAATTGCTTCAACCCATTCGCGTCGTTCCTGTTCTGTTGACAGGTAATTAAAGCAAATTGCAGGATGCATAAATGGATCAGCGCTTTTTAACTTGACACTGCCCCGGACATCAGAATTCATCGGTCCGACATGACATTGATAGCCATGGCCCTTCTGAGGTGATGATCCATCATAACGGATCGCTATGGGTAAAAAGTGATATTGAATATTTGGGTATTTGACCTGGTTATTGCTGCGGATGAATCCACCTGCTTCAAAGTGGTTTGTTGCGGCAAGACCTGTTCCTTTAGTTAGCCATTCCCAGCCGATGGCAGGCTGGTTATACCATTTGAGTGCTGGGTACATGCTCACAGGTTCCTTACAGCTATACTGTACATAAAGCTCAAGGTGATCTTGCAAGTTTTCACCAACGCCTGGGAGGTCTGTAACAGGTGAAATGCCTAAGGTGGTTAATTCTTCGGCATTACCAATCCCTGAGAGCTGCAATAACTGGGGTGAGTTGATAGCCCCGCCACAACAAATAATTTCGTGTCCGAAAATTTTCTGTAGTCGTCCATTTTTGCGAAATTCGACGCCAATAGCCTGGTTACCATCAAACAGTATTTTACTGGCATGTGCTTTACAGATTGTGGTGAGATTTTTCCGGCTTTTAACGGGATGAACATAGGCCCTTGCTGCATTGAGGCGACGACCATTAAAGGTGGTTCGTTCAAATTTACCAAAACCTTCCTGACGATAGCCATTGACGTTGGGCGTTAGCGGATATCCTGCTTCCTGAACGGCTTTAAAGAAAGCATCGAATAGAGGACTTTCGTTACATTCTGGTTCTGTGAGCAGTAATTTACCGTTTGAACCTTTGTATGCATCATCGGCTCCACTTAAGCTATTTTCAAGACGCTGGAAATAAGGCAGACAATGCGCATAATCCCAGTTTTCCAGGCCAGGGTTGGATGCCCATCTTTGATAGTCCATGGCATTACCGCGGATGTAGATCATTCCGTTAATGCAGCTTGAGCCTCCAAGAACTTTTCCTCGAGGTTGGTAGATCCGACGATTATGCATGTAAGGTTCTGGTTCGGATTCATACCACCAGTTATACATCTTACTTTGCAATGGATACGTTAGTGCGGCCGGCATATGAATCCGAAAATCTGCTTTATAGTCGGGATGTCCGGCTTCGAGAACTAAGACTCTATGTTTAGGGTTTGTGCTGAGTCGATTGGCAAGTACACTGCCGGCTGAGCCACCACCAATAATAATAAAATCAAAAGTTTCGTGATTCATGATTTTTCCCTTTTGTTGTAGTGATCGATGCTGCTCCTTGAACAGAACGTGATAAGTGGAATCAGACGTTGAGTTTTTGGTTTAGTCGTGCGTTTGTACGCATTCACTGAGAAGTAAATAGTGCTTACTTATGTAGGCGTGGGTTTTATGTAGATCACCGGTAGCTAAAGCACCTGCTGTATGTGTCCAGTTGATGGCTGTCTGTAACCGAAAATCGGCATTCTCATATAATTTATAATCTTGTGAGCTGAACCCCATTTGCATGGCTTGGGTCATCCATTCAAATACTGGGTTATGGCTCATATGGGAAAAAGTGATATTGAGTTGACGGTCTTGCTCTCCAAGCTGATGTTGGGTGCTGTCCGAGCTTTGTGCCAGTGTTAGAAATTGCTTAGCCATTGTAAGTAGTTGGTCTTTCTCTGTTTTTGATGCTTCGATTAGAGCGATGGTGGCAATGCAATGGTCAACACTTTCACGGTAACGGATAATATGTTTGGGTTCGATGTGGTTTTGACGCAAAAATAAGGCTAATGATTCGCTGACCTGAGCGACTTCGATTTGTTTGATATAAGTTCCGCCATGTGCGCCTTTACGGACCTCGACCATTCCTTTTTGGCGCAGGGTCTGCAGAGCTTCTCGCACTACGCCGCGACCCGTATTAAATGTATGTTGTAATTCCCGCTCACTAGGCAGGCTTTCTCCGGCCTTTAAATGCCCGGCCATCACAGCAGCTTCTATCTGTAGCGCAATTTCTTCACTGGCACGCCCTGAGTGAACAGGTTTAAAAAGATTGGGGTGGGAATTCATCGTTCTGGCGCTAAAATGATTTAATGGTCCTACCATTATGGTTTATAGATGATTAATATCCAGTCGAAATCACTTTGTGTAGATGTTTTTTGGTCTATATCAATTCTAATGGTCGGACCGTTAGCCGTGACCCTGTTCTGTGAGTCGAAAAAATGGGGGGAGTGAACCATATAATAATAAATGGATATCAATTTATGTAGTTCAGTGAAATTAAAGCAATAAAAAAAGCGCCAAATGACGCCTTTATGATATTAAATCTGAAAAAAAATCAGGATCGTTCTGTAATCTCGATTTACGAGAAAATCATGTGTAACCATGGAAGACCAAGGCCTAACCAAACGATGAGGTATAGTCCACCGAATATAGCTCCGAGTTTCCACCAGGTTTTGCCTGGAATAAATCCACTACCATAGTAAACAGGGCTAGGGCCAGTGCCATAAGGTGTCAGAATACCCATCAGACCTAACATTGGAACGAGTACAAAGACAAACATCTGCATATTGATACCAGGAATACCTGAA contains these protein-coding regions:
- the gmk gene encoding Guanylate kinase, whose amino-acid sequence is MISALINRNPTWPIQVSISHTTRSIRPGEENGTHYHFVSVNEFEALIARNAFFEYAHVFGNYYGTSRLAIEQMLLQGIDVFLDIDWQGARQVREQMPEAVSVFILPPSRDELKHRLKMRGQDSSSVIEARMNEARSEMSHYNEYDYLIINNVFDEAVNQLQAILQSQRLHQSAQSIKYQTLITELLAKQSEID
- the grxB gene encoding Glutaredoxin 2 — its product is MKLHIYEHCPFCVKAQMIFGLKGLPVTFNVLLNDDVNMPVKMIGQKMVPILEKDDGHCIPESMDIVHFVDSLDGQPWVKRRADKELEQWMSEHQALVYKLVIPRNVQLPFGEFKTQSARNYYIQAKTQIIGDFTEHLNHSADYLAQLNPSLRQLAPMIESERAVNGELSEDDFHLFAMLRGLSAVKGIELPPRVDAYRLRMAELTGVELLDEAAI
- the rpoZ gene encoding DNA-directed RNA polymerase subunit omega, giving the protein MARVTVEDAVKKIGNRFDLILMAARRARQLAEGKEPLVQEDNDKPTVIALREIEGGLIDGEVMDAQDRQERQEREAAELAAVAAIADKHN
- the betA_1 gene encoding Oxygen-dependent choline dehydrogenase, which gives rise to MNNTQFDYIIVGAGSAGCVLADRLTEDGQYNVLLLEAGGSDHSIFIKMPTALSYPMNTEKYAWQFESQPEHGLNERRMHCPRGKVLGGSSSINGMVYVRGHAEDFNEWEQNGAQGWNYQDCLPYFKRAETWISGPDNYRGGQGPLGTCAGNDMRLNPLYQAFIEAGKEAGYPHTKDYNGFQQEGFGPMQMTVDKGVRASTAKAYLTRAKHRANLTIKKHVLVTQILLNGTTAYGIEFKEKNHIHQVKAKREVILSSGSIGSPQLLQLSGIGPKEVLKQAGVTPIVDLPGVGQNLQDHLEVYFQYECHQSITLNSKLNLFSMGLIGARWLLFKSGLGATNHFESCAFIRSRAGVKWPDIQYHFLPAAMRYDGKAAVKGHGFQVHVGPNKPTSRGSVRITSRNVADAPAIQFNYLSTERDVEDWRSVVRLTREILHQPALSNFRGEAIAPSVDIQSDEQIDAWVKQNVESAYHPSCSCKMGSADDPNAVVDSQCRVFGIKNLRVVDSSIFPTITNGNLNAPTIMVAEKAADHILNKSILPPASVPIWLDPNWQTRQRLIQGNGSLTP
- the slyA gene encoding Transcriptional regulator SlyA, producing the protein MPHDDSVNIGFLFGDLLRAMKKSYQSHVKFSKLTFNQAKVLIHIAQSEGARQIELAERLDIQPITLARVLDQLQQQGLIERRVAPNDRRAYLLYLTSKANTELDDIHQAIQKVNKTALGNLSEQATHDFIETIRKMKSNLTQSF
- the btuD_7 gene encoding Vitamin B12 import ATP-binding protein BtuD, with product MKTAVDINQLDVIFGSNIRRTTKKLDQGYSRQQIIDELGDVVAVNSASLQVKQGQICVLMGLSGSGKSSLLRAVNGLNSISRGSVKIRDNDQMIDLAHCNGATLRHLRTNRVSMVFQKFALMPWLTVLENVAFGLELKGMSKQQREQKALEQLEMVGLSEWSNQYPHELSGGMQQRVGLARAFAMDSDILLMDEPFSALDPLIRTQLQDELLALQRKLNKTIIFVSHDLDEALKLGNKIAIMESGKIIQYGEPEEIVLKPTDDYVEEFVAHTNPLNVLRGLSLMTSLTQLPQENNQIVIKPHEETRLKLADDGSIDSVWRKNEALEMVTWQESDGFDAISFDQVVVTDPDINMRDALELRYRSGQPIMLCNDKKLIGVLNDKDFYHALLGKHFSHSN
- the opuAB gene encoding Glycine betaine transport system permease protein OpuAB; translated protein: MNWITEYKIPFGHWMELFFDWLSLHAAGFFDAISTGLGAVITSCINTMEWFPPIVIIIFTAAIAYALHRRWSLVIFVILALLLILNLGYWEAMIETFVLVFIATFLSVIIAIPIGIFAAHKPRVYTYLRPVLDLMQTVPTFVYLIPTLVLFGLGVVPGLISTIIFSIASPIRLTYLGIRKVPEELIEAGKAFGATPMKLLFKVELPAAMPNIMAGITQCIMLSLSMVVISALVGADGLGKPVVQALNTVNISQGFEAGLCIVLVAMILDRLCKKSDNQQRDES